The following is a genomic window from Candidatus Bathyarchaeia archaeon.
CAAAATCCATGCCTGGATGGAGGGAGGTACTAGCTCAGGGAAGGACGACAGGTAAACTAAAGATTTACGCTTGCTCAACAACGATGGGGCTTCTTGGAATAACTAAGGGACAATTAGAGGGTTACGTGGACGACATTGTTGGGGCAGCCTATTTTCTAGATAGAGCGAAAGACTCTGATGTTAACCTATTCATTTCTTAGGTTGGCGTTCATTGAAAGCCGATATTATTGTGGATGCTCGTTTCAAATCCTGTCCAGGGCCTCTTTTAGCGTTAGTGGAGGCCGTATCAAAAGCAAGATCTGGGCAAATAGTTGAGTTGTTGGCCAATGACCCAGCGGCACCTCTTGACGCCAAAACATGGGCTTCTAACGTTGGTCACAAGATTCTGAAGGTTGAAAAGATGGACGATGTTTACAGAATATTCGTGGAAGTTTCCTGATGACCTACAGCGATCTATCTCAATCCTTACAAGGACTCATAAGATCTCATGGAGAACCTAGCCGAGAGGTCTATCTAGACTATGAAAACTCAGGTTTCATAATTCCGGAAGCTCTGAGGGCGATGATAAACGCGTACAGAAGAGGTGGGAGGGGCCATCCGTCTATAACGCATCGTGTGGGATGGACAGCGTACCAAACGCTGTACGAGGCTACATCCAAGATTGCTTCTACGTTAAATTGTAGCACAGATGAGATCCTTTATACTCATAGCGGGACCGAAGCGAACAACCT
Proteins encoded in this region:
- a CDS encoding sulfurtransferase TusA family protein yields the protein MKADIIVDARFKSCPGPLLALVEAVSKARSGQIVELLANDPAAPLDAKTWASNVGHKILKVEKMDDVYRIFVEVS